A single Chryseobacterium sp. DNA region contains:
- a CDS encoding F0F1 ATP synthase subunit B, with translation MELIHQFSSGLFIIQSVIFLALLFLLGKFAWKPILKSINDRETSIVDALNQAKLARKEMETLKEDNERIIREAKIERDAILKEAREIKDRIVGEAKDAAKAEGDKLIEAAKQTITAEKNAAMADIKTQIGTLSVNIAESILKQKLDNSEAQNELVQNYLNKSNLN, from the coding sequence ATGGAATTAATTCATCAGTTTTCATCAGGATTATTTATTATCCAGTCTGTTATTTTTCTAGCATTATTATTTCTGTTAGGTAAATTCGCTTGGAAACCTATTTTAAAGTCTATCAATGACAGAGAAACTTCTATTGTTGACGCTCTTAATCAAGCTAAATTGGCAAGAAAAGAGATGGAAACTCTAAAAGAGGATAACGAAAGAATCATTCGCGAAGCTAAAATCGAAAGAGATGCTATCCTTAAAGAAGCTAGAGAAATTAAAGACAGAATCGTAGGGGAAGCTAAAGACGCTGCTAAAGCTGAAGGAGACAAATTGATCGAAGCTGCTAAGCAGACGATCACTGCTGAGAAAAATGCTGCAATGGCAGACATCAAAACTCAGATTGGTACTTTATCGGTAAACATTGCTGAGTCTATCTTGAAACAAAAATTAGACAACAGCGAAGCTCAAAACGAATTAGTTCAAAATTATTTAAACAAATCTAACCTTAACTAA
- the atpE gene encoding ATP synthase F0 subunit C has product MEIPKIVGAGIVVLGVGIGLGKIGAAALEAIARQPEQSGKIQTAMLIAAALVEGVAFAALFAVN; this is encoded by the coding sequence ATGGAAATCCCTAAAATTGTAGGTGCTGGTATCGTAGTACTAGGTGTAGGTATCGGTCTTGGTAAAATCGGAGCTGCTGCTCTTGAAGCTATCGCTAGACAACCTGAACAATCTGGAAAAATCCAAACAGCTATGCTTATTGCGGCTGCACTTGTAGAAGGTGTTGCGTTTGCTGCTCTATTCGCAGTAAACTAA
- the atpB gene encoding F0F1 ATP synthase subunit A gives MFKKFAVLFYSIFVLNLVSAQHGEAAAGAAPAQELSEKDKVSKENKEFIDHHLLDAHDFTLMVDKDGHHIGFPLPVIFYDNGFHAFMSSKEGFMHGEPTEVDGSHYVLHHEKIYKTDAAGTLTLGEDGHPTNAKPLDLSITKSVLIILLVSIFMLVLFGGMAKSYKKSVVPTGAARFLEPLIIFVRDEVAIPNIGHKYKRFMGYLLTVFFFILFLNVLGLMPFGINVTGNITMTFFLAILTYLITTFSANKDYWKHIFWMPGVPVPMKLIMLPIELLGTITKPFALMIRLFANMTAGHIVVMSLIGLIYVFKNFAAGVAFPFLTLVIYLLEVLVAFLQAYIFTMLSALFIGMAVQEHEHEHHAAH, from the coding sequence ATGTTTAAGAAATTCGCAGTTTTATTCTACAGTATTTTTGTATTAAACTTAGTGTCTGCACAGCACGGAGAGGCGGCTGCTGGGGCAGCTCCTGCTCAAGAGCTTTCAGAGAAAGACAAAGTAAGCAAAGAAAACAAAGAGTTCATCGATCATCACTTATTGGATGCGCATGATTTTACATTGATGGTTGACAAAGATGGTCACCACATCGGTTTCCCTCTTCCTGTTATTTTTTATGATAACGGTTTCCATGCTTTCATGAGCAGCAAAGAAGGGTTTATGCATGGAGAGCCTACTGAAGTAGATGGTTCTCACTATGTACTGCACCACGAAAAAATCTATAAGACCGATGCGGCAGGAACTTTAACGCTCGGTGAAGATGGCCACCCTACCAATGCAAAACCTTTAGATCTTTCCATTACAAAGAGTGTGCTTATCATTCTGTTGGTATCCATCTTTATGCTGGTATTGTTCGGAGGTATGGCTAAGTCTTATAAAAAGTCAGTTGTTCCTACTGGTGCAGCCAGATTTTTAGAGCCGTTGATTATTTTTGTAAGAGACGAGGTTGCTATTCCGAATATCGGTCATAAGTATAAAAGATTTATGGGATATTTATTAACGGTATTCTTCTTTATTCTTTTCCTGAACGTTTTGGGGCTGATGCCTTTCGGAATCAATGTTACAGGTAATATTACCATGACATTCTTCCTGGCTATCCTTACGTATCTGATTACTACATTCTCTGCCAATAAAGATTACTGGAAACACATTTTCTGGATGCCGGGAGTACCTGTGCCGATGAAACTGATCATGCTTCCGATCGAATTGTTGGGGACAATCACTAAGCCGTTTGCATTGATGATCCGACTTTTTGCCAACATGACGGCAGGTCACATCGTAGTAATGAGCTTGATCGGGCTGATCTATGTATTTAAGAATTTTGCTGCAGGGGTAGCATTCCCGTTCCTGACATTAGTAATTTATTTATTGGAAGTATTGGTAGCATTCCTACAGGCTTATATCTTTACCATGTTGTCAGCTTTATTTATCGGAATGGCTGTTCAGGAACACGAGCACGAACATCATGCTGCTCACTAA
- the ffh gene encoding signal recognition particle protein — protein MFNSLQDKLDKALHNISGRGKITEINVAETVKEIRRALVDADVNYKVAKDLTKRVQDKALGENVLTSLTPGQLMTKIVHDELVDLMGGSQEGINLSGKPSVILIAGLQGSGKTTFSGKLAHYLQTKRNKKPLLAACDVYRPAAIDQLKVLGGQINVPVYTEEGATNPSTIAENAINFAKANNHDVVIVDTAGRLAIDEQMMNEIKSVHYFIKPQETLFVVDSMTGQDAVNTAKAFNDALNFDGVVLTKLDGDTRGGAALTIRSVVEKPIKFISTGEKMEALDLFYPERMADRILGMGDVVSLVERAQEQFDEEEAKKLHKKIAKNEFGFDDFLKQINQIKKMGNMKDLMGMIPGVGKAIKDVEISDDAFKHIEAIIYSMTPEERRRPSIINTQRKGRIAKGSGRKIEDVNQLMKQFDQMGKMMKMMQGPQGKQMMQMMSKMPNMPGMGGMFGK, from the coding sequence ATGTTTAATAGTTTACAGGATAAATTAGACAAGGCATTACACAATATTTCCGGAAGAGGAAAAATTACCGAAATCAATGTAGCGGAAACCGTAAAGGAGATCCGCAGAGCATTGGTGGATGCCGACGTTAACTATAAAGTTGCAAAAGATCTTACTAAAAGAGTTCAGGATAAAGCATTAGGAGAGAATGTTCTTACTTCTCTTACTCCTGGACAGCTGATGACCAAAATTGTTCATGATGAATTAGTGGATCTGATGGGAGGTTCCCAGGAAGGAATCAACCTTTCAGGTAAGCCTAGTGTAATCCTTATTGCAGGTCTTCAGGGTTCCGGTAAGACCACTTTCTCCGGAAAGCTCGCTCATTATTTACAAACAAAAAGAAATAAAAAACCTTTATTGGCAGCATGTGACGTGTATCGTCCTGCTGCAATAGACCAGCTTAAAGTATTGGGAGGACAAATCAATGTACCGGTCTATACTGAAGAAGGTGCTACCAACCCTTCTACTATTGCTGAAAATGCGATCAATTTTGCAAAAGCCAACAACCATGATGTGGTTATCGTGGATACCGCAGGCCGTTTAGCAATTGATGAGCAAATGATGAACGAGATCAAGTCTGTACATTATTTTATCAAGCCGCAGGAAACCCTGTTTGTTGTAGACTCCATGACCGGTCAGGATGCTGTCAACACAGCAAAAGCATTCAATGATGCTTTAAATTTTGACGGAGTTGTTCTTACCAAATTAGACGGGGATACAAGAGGGGGTGCTGCATTGACGATCCGTTCTGTGGTTGAAAAGCCGATCAAATTCATCTCTACAGGAGAAAAAATGGAAGCTTTAGACCTTTTCTATCCGGAAAGGATGGCAGACAGGATCCTGGGAATGGGAGACGTTGTTTCCTTAGTAGAAAGAGCCCAGGAACAGTTTGACGAAGAAGAGGCTAAAAAACTTCATAAAAAAATCGCTAAAAACGAATTCGGTTTTGATGATTTCCTTAAGCAGATCAACCAGATCAAGAAGATGGGTAACATGAAGGATTTGATGGGAATGATTCCGGGAGTGGGCAAAGCGATCAAGGATGTGGAAATCAGTGATGATGCATTTAAGCATATTGAAGCCATCATCTACTCTATGACCCCTGAGGAAAGAAGAAGACCTTCTATCATTAATACTCAGAGAAAAGGCAGAATTGCCAAAGGTTCCGGAAGAAAAATTGAAGACGTGAATCAGCTGATGAAACAGTTTGACCAGATGGGTAAAATGATGAAGATGATGCAGGGGCCTCAAGGAAAGCAAATGATGCAGATGATGAGCAAAATGCCGAATATGCCTGGAATGGGCGGAATGTTCGGAAAATAA